The following nucleotide sequence is from Phycisphaerae bacterium.
GGACGACGGTATTGCCGGCGCACATTTCGTCAAAGCCAAGGGCTTCCAATTCAGAGGCGCTCGTGAGTCGGTAGGCGTCAAGGTGGTGGATGGGAAATCGTCCGGCGTATTCGTTGACGAGGACGAAGGTGGGGCTGTTGACGAGCCGCGAATCGGGCACGCCCAGGCCGAGGGCGATGCCTTTGACGAGTTGGGTCTTGCCCGCGCCGAGAGGACCGACGAGGGCGACGACGTCGCCGGGGGAGAGGCAGGCGGCGAGGTCGCGGCCGATGCGGAGGGTGTCGTCGGGCGACGACGAGCGCAGTTCAAGGTTCGTCGGGGGCGCAGTCATTTAAAGTGTTGCCATCCGCGGGGTTCGATGACGGATATTGTCGCGTTCGATCGTTTGAGTCGAACGCCAGGCTCTTTCTCTGCGATTCCGATTGTTCGATAGCGAGGTGTTACTTTCTGGTCGAGCAGCCACTGGCCCTCGGAAGATTCTCCAAGTCGAATCCACGCTGCAGGTTCCACCGCAAATAACAGCTCAAAATCCTCTCCATCGTTTAGCACATGGTCGAGAACGGTTCGACCATCGTCCTTTGACGTCTTGATCGCAGCCTTCGACGCGAGCAATTCAATCGAGAATTCGCCAAATTCAATTCCACGGTTCGACGCCTTCGCCAGTCGGTGGGCGTCTGTGGACAGACCGTCGGACAGGTCGATCATTGCGTGCAGGTCGGAGCCTAATTTCTCCGCTAACCACTTTGCCTCGCGGACGCGGGGTTCGAAGTCGATGTGATGACCTGCGAGGCTGCCACCCAACTCGCCGGTGACGATTATCAGGTCGTGAGCCTTCATGCCGCTGCGTTGCACCGGCTTGACTCCCGGCCAGGGTTCAGCGACGAGCGTCACATCGACGGCGAGGGGCTGGTTCCAGCTATTGGTGTCGCCGCCGATGATGGCGACCTCGTAGCGCTGGGCAAACGACTCTATTCCATCATAGAGCCGTTGGGCCTGTTCCATTGTCCAGGTGTTGGGCAAGGCGACGCTGACCAGCGCCCAGCGCGGACGGACGGCCATCGCGGCGCAATCAGACAAGCTGACCGCCAAGGCTTTGCGACCGATCTGTTCGGGGGTGTGTTTGGAGGTGTCGAAGTCGACGCCGTCCATGAGCATGTCGCAGGTGAGGAGGACTTCGCCGACAGGCGTGCGGATCATGGCCATGTCGTCGCCGATGCCGATGGGGATGTCGGAGGTGCCGGGTTGGGAGCGAGTTCGCTCAGAGATCCAGGCGATCAAGTTGTCTTCGCTTTTTTCCATTGCGCGAATGAAAAAAGAATCAGGAACCAGCTCGCCGCCTTGTACGGCGTGACTATCCTTATTGTAATAGGACGTAGCGGAGGTGCTGTATGGGCAAGATGAGCGCGATCGTGGTCGCTGCGGGGAGCGGTGAGCGGTTTGGCGGGGGGGAGAACAAGGTCTTCGCCGTGCTGGATGGCCAGCCGATCTTTCTGCGGGCCCTCCAGCTCTTCGTCAATCGCGAGGATGTTGCCCAGACCATCCTCGTCGTGGCTCCGGCGGATATGGAGCAGATGAAGAACAAATTCGGGGCCAACCTTGGGTTCATGGGGGTCAAGTTGGTTGAAGGCGGGGCCGAACGGCATGACTCCGTGGCCAATGCCCTGGCGGCCGTCAGCGAGGATGCGGAGTTTGTCGCCGTTCATGACGCGGTGCGGGTTTGCGTCGCGGTTGAGTGGATCGATCAAGTCTTCGAGGCGGCGGTCAACACCGGGGCGGCCGCGCCCATCTGTCCCGTAACCTCGACCCTTAAGCGCGTGGATAAGGACGGGATCATCACCGAGACCGTCAGCCGCGAGGGGCTACACATGGCCCAGACGCCGCAGGTTTTTCGCAAGGATTGGCTGGTCGGGGCCTATGACGATTTCAAGTCGGGGGCGATCGGGATTCCCGAGGGCGTACCGCTGACGGACGACGCGCAATTGGTGGCCGCCGCCGGT
It contains:
- a CDS encoding thiamine-phosphate kinase, coding for MEKSEDNLIAWISERTRSQPGTSDIPIGIGDDMAMIRTPVGEVLLTCDMLMDGVDFDTSKHTPEQIGRKALAVSLSDCAAMAVRPRWALVSVALPNTWTMEQAQRLYDGIESFAQRYEVAIIGGDTNSWNQPLAVDVTLVAEPWPGVKPVQRSGMKAHDLIIVTGELGGSLAGHHIDFEPRVREAKWLAEKLGSDLHAMIDLSDGLSTDAHRLAKASNRGIEFGEFSIELLASKAAIKTSKDDGRTVLDHVLNDGEDFELLFAVEPAAWIRLGESSEGQWLLDQKVTPRYRTIGIAEKEPGVRLKRSNATISVIEPRGWQHFK
- the tsaE gene encoding tRNA (adenosine(37)-N6)-threonylcarbamoyltransferase complex ATPase subunit type 1 TsaE, with translation MTAPPTNLELRSSSPDDTLRIGRDLAACLSPGDVVALVGPLGAGKTQLVKGIALGLGVPDSRLVNSPTFVLVNEYAGRFPIHHLDAYRLTSASELEALGFDEMCAGNTVVLVEWADRVTGAIPAAALWIELSVVSDNERRLTLRTTSADLAARLANRARLR
- the ispD gene encoding 2-C-methyl-D-erythritol 4-phosphate cytidylyltransferase yields the protein MGKMSAIVVAAGSGERFGGGENKVFAVLDGQPIFLRALQLFVNREDVAQTILVVAPADMEQMKNKFGANLGFMGVKLVEGGAERHDSVANALAAVSEDAEFVAVHDAVRVCVAVEWIDQVFEAAVNTGAAAPICPVTSTLKRVDKDGIITETVSREGLHMAQTPQVFRKDWLVGAYDDFKSGAIGIPEGVPLTDDAQLVAAAGHPVAGVRGDPRNIKITTKGDLVLASAVLKALPQKPVARRGAFEEAKW